One genomic window of Geodermatophilus sp. DSM 44513 includes the following:
- a CDS encoding DUF559 domain-containing protein → MSLPETYTVTSARAAGLTRAQLRGPRFLRLAHDLYALLDDAVDEVERLAVLASVLPADAAFAHGTAAAVLGAHLDLPRRPHVVLTPRRVLPQRAELVVHARRLAAEDVVRHRGLRLTSGPQTFLDLAAGLPAHELVAVGDALMRAGHLPAADLGRRLDRADRVRGVVRARACAPLLSPRSMSRPESLVRYWLLTSDLPDPQPQVEVRDREGRVVAHGDLGYAQWRVLLEYEGRQHADREQFGRDVDRYSLMAADGWSVLRFAARHAESPTVVVDRTRRTLRSRGWRPGAG, encoded by the coding sequence GTGTCCCTGCCCGAGACGTACACCGTCACCTCGGCCCGCGCCGCTGGGCTCACCCGCGCCCAGCTGCGGGGTCCCCGCTTCCTCCGGCTGGCCCACGACCTCTACGCGCTCCTGGACGACGCGGTCGACGAGGTGGAGCGGCTCGCGGTGCTGGCCTCCGTCCTCCCCGCGGACGCCGCGTTCGCCCACGGCACCGCGGCCGCCGTGCTGGGTGCCCACCTCGACCTCCCCCGGCGGCCGCACGTCGTCCTGACGCCGCGGCGGGTGCTGCCCCAGCGCGCCGAGCTGGTCGTGCACGCCCGCCGGCTCGCCGCCGAGGACGTCGTCCGGCACCGAGGGCTGCGACTGACCTCCGGGCCGCAGACGTTCCTCGACCTGGCTGCCGGGCTGCCCGCGCACGAGCTGGTCGCGGTCGGCGACGCTCTGATGCGCGCCGGTCACCTGCCGGCCGCCGATCTGGGGCGGCGACTGGACCGGGCCGACCGCGTACGCGGCGTCGTCCGGGCGCGGGCGTGCGCGCCGCTGCTGTCCCCGCGGTCGATGTCCCGGCCGGAGAGCCTGGTGCGGTACTGGCTGCTGACCAGCGACCTGCCCGACCCGCAGCCGCAGGTCGAGGTGCGGGACCGGGAGGGCCGGGTCGTGGCCCACGGGGACCTCGGCTACGCGCAGTGGCGGGTGCTGCTGGAGTACGAGGGCCGGCAGCACGCGGATCGGGAGCAGTTCGGCAGGGACGTCGACCGGTACTCCCTGATGGCGGCCGACGGCTGGTCGGTGCTCCGCTTCGCCGCGCGCCACGCGGAGTCGCCCACGGTCGTCGTCGACCGCACCCGCCGGACCCTGCGCAGCCGGGGCTGGCGCCCCGGCGCGGGTTGA
- the aspS gene encoding aspartate--tRNA ligase — MLRTHDAGTLRASDAGSPVTLAGWVARRRDHGGVVFVDLRDASGYVQVVVREEEAHALRNEFCVLVTGEVRRRPEGNENPELPTGEVEVAATELRVLAPSAPLPFPIETDQPASDDVRYRYRYLDLRRQGPARALRLRSEVNRVARGVMAQHGFVEVETPTLTRSTPEGARDFVVPVRLQPGKWYALPQSPQLFKQLLMIGGLERYYQIARCFRDEDFRADRQPEFTQLDFEMSFVERDDVLAVAEDVVRALWAELAGYAVPEIPRMTYREAMDRFGSDKPDLRFGLELTELTSYFAGTPFRVFQSPYVGAVVMPGGGAQPRRAFDAWQDWARSRGAKGLAYVTVAEDGTLGGPVAKNISEAERAGLVDAVGARPGDCVFFAAGTRRTAQELLGAARNEIARRLELITPGTWSFLFVVDFPMFEQTEDGDWTFMHHPFTSPTPEWLDRFAEDRAGALSDAYDLVVNGSECMSGSVRIADAELQERVFQTLGMSREEARERFGFFLEAFAYGPPPHAGAALGWDRLCALLAGVDSIREVIGFPKTGAGFDPLTGAPTPITDAQRAEAGIDAKPEEPALPGQPGAPGPTDPTG, encoded by the coding sequence GTGCTCCGCACCCACGACGCCGGCACGCTGCGCGCGTCCGACGCCGGTTCCCCCGTCACCCTCGCCGGCTGGGTCGCCCGCCGCCGCGACCACGGCGGCGTGGTCTTCGTCGACCTGCGCGACGCCTCCGGCTACGTGCAGGTCGTCGTCCGCGAGGAGGAGGCGCACGCGCTGCGCAACGAGTTCTGCGTGCTGGTCACCGGGGAGGTGCGCCGGCGACCCGAGGGCAACGAGAACCCCGAGCTGCCCACCGGCGAGGTCGAGGTGGCCGCGACCGAGCTGCGGGTGCTCGCGCCGTCCGCGCCGCTGCCCTTCCCGATCGAGACCGACCAGCCGGCCTCCGACGACGTCCGCTACCGGTACCGCTACCTGGACCTGCGCCGGCAGGGCCCCGCCCGGGCGCTGCGGCTGCGGTCGGAGGTCAACCGGGTCGCCCGCGGGGTCATGGCGCAGCACGGCTTCGTCGAGGTCGAGACCCCGACGCTCACCCGCTCCACGCCCGAGGGCGCCCGCGACTTCGTCGTCCCGGTGCGGCTGCAGCCGGGGAAGTGGTACGCGCTGCCGCAGTCCCCGCAGCTGTTCAAGCAGCTGCTGATGATCGGCGGCCTGGAGCGCTACTACCAGATCGCCCGCTGCTTCCGCGACGAGGACTTCCGCGCCGACCGCCAGCCGGAGTTCACCCAGCTGGACTTCGAGATGAGCTTCGTCGAGCGCGACGACGTCCTCGCCGTCGCCGAGGACGTCGTCCGCGCGCTGTGGGCGGAGCTGGCCGGGTACGCAGTGCCGGAGATCCCGCGGATGACCTACCGCGAGGCGATGGACCGGTTCGGGTCGGACAAGCCGGACCTGCGCTTCGGCCTGGAGCTCACCGAGCTGACGTCCTACTTCGCCGGCACCCCGTTCCGCGTCTTCCAGTCGCCCTACGTCGGCGCGGTGGTCATGCCCGGCGGCGGCGCGCAGCCGCGGCGGGCGTTCGACGCCTGGCAGGACTGGGCGCGGTCGCGCGGCGCCAAGGGCCTGGCCTACGTGACCGTCGCCGAGGACGGCACGCTCGGCGGGCCGGTGGCCAAGAACATCTCCGAGGCCGAGCGCGCGGGCCTGGTCGACGCGGTCGGTGCGCGCCCGGGGGACTGCGTCTTCTTCGCCGCCGGCACCCGCCGCACCGCGCAGGAGCTGCTCGGGGCGGCCCGCAACGAGATCGCCCGCCGGCTGGAGCTGATCACCCCCGGCACCTGGTCGTTCCTGTTCGTCGTCGACTTCCCGATGTTCGAGCAGACCGAGGACGGCGACTGGACGTTCATGCACCACCCGTTCACCTCGCCCACGCCCGAGTGGCTGGACCGGTTCGCCGAGGACCGGGCCGGTGCGCTGTCCGACGCCTACGACCTGGTGGTCAACGGCAGCGAGTGCATGAGCGGCTCGGTCCGGATCGCCGACGCCGAGCTGCAGGAGCGGGTGTTCCAGACCCTGGGGATGAGCCGGGAGGAGGCCCGCGAGCGGTTCGGCTTCTTCCTGGAGGCCTTCGCCTACGGCCCGCCGCCGCACGCCGGCGCGGCGCTGGGCTGGGACCGGCTGTGCGCGCTGCTGGCCGGGGTGGACTCCATCCGCGAGGTCATCGGCTTCCCCAAGACCGGTGCCGGCTTCGACCCGCTGACCGGCGCGCCGACGCCGATCACCGACGCGCAGCGCGCGGAGGCCGGCATCGACGCCAAGCCCGAGGAGCCGGCACTGCCCGGCCAGCCGGGCGCCCCGGGGCCGACCGACCCCACCGGCTGA
- a CDS encoding peptidylprolyl isomerase yields the protein MPSNKQRREAAQRRLQRQLERRAELARRRRRNVLIGVSAAVAVLVVSVVLLVTGIGGEDTDSAAAEPSATPSAAPAEPTPGVVDGADGSCDWAPADTAANPNLQADTGTPPVEVTPTGTTEVDITTNLGPIGLTLDNAGAPCAVASMVYLAGQGYYDDTVCHRQTDSAGLQVLQCGDPSGTGAGGPAYEFPTQVTGDETYPRGTVAMANSGQGFDGSQFFLVWGDSQLPPSYTVLGTIDEAGLATLDTVAANGNDGSNGAGDGAPTQEVRIQTLTVAA from the coding sequence GTGCCGAGCAACAAGCAGCGCCGAGAGGCCGCCCAGCGGCGGCTGCAGCGCCAACTCGAGCGCCGTGCCGAGCTGGCCCGCCGGCGTCGCCGCAACGTGCTGATCGGGGTCAGCGCGGCGGTCGCGGTGCTCGTGGTCAGCGTCGTCCTGCTGGTCACCGGCATCGGCGGGGAGGACACCGACAGCGCCGCCGCGGAGCCCTCGGCCACGCCCTCGGCCGCTCCGGCGGAGCCCACCCCCGGCGTGGTCGACGGCGCTGACGGCAGCTGCGACTGGGCGCCGGCCGACACCGCCGCCAACCCGAACCTGCAGGCCGACACCGGCACCCCGCCGGTCGAGGTGACGCCGACCGGCACCACCGAGGTCGACATCACCACCAACCTGGGCCCGATCGGCCTCACGCTGGACAACGCCGGCGCCCCGTGCGCGGTGGCGAGCATGGTGTACCTGGCCGGGCAGGGTTACTACGACGACACGGTGTGCCACCGCCAGACCGACTCCGCGGGCCTGCAGGTGCTGCAGTGCGGCGACCCGAGCGGCACCGGCGCCGGCGGCCCGGCCTACGAGTTCCCCACCCAGGTCACCGGCGACGAGACCTACCCGCGCGGCACGGTGGCGATGGCCAACAGCGGCCAGGGCTTCGACGGCAGCCAGTTCTTCCTGGTCTGGGGCGACAGCCAGCTGCCGCCGTCCTACACGGTGCTCGGCACCATCGACGAGGCCGGGCTGGCCACCCTGGACACCGTCGCGGCCAACGGCAACGACGGCAGCAACGGCGCGGGTGACGGCGCGCCCACCCAGGAGGTCCGGATCCAGACGCTGACGGTCGCCGCGTGA
- a CDS encoding peptidylprolyl isomerase produces MSRRPRAAAGLAGALFALAACSGGEPAGSSTADGTATCAWGEAEPGNPYLVEVDPPAEEVPAEGTTDLLVTTNLGELTVTLDRAATPCAAASLAHLAGQGFFDDSPCHRQVDGEGLKVLQCGDPTGTGAGGPTYTSPTEVTGEETYPRGTVAMANSGRGVDGSQFFLVWGDSRLPPDYTVVGTVDEAGLAVLDEVAEGGNDGSLEPSPGGGAPTVPVTVESATIG; encoded by the coding sequence GTGAGCCGTCGGCCGCGCGCTGCGGCCGGGCTGGCTGGGGCGTTGTTCGCGCTGGCGGCCTGCTCCGGGGGCGAGCCGGCCGGCTCGTCCACCGCGGACGGGACGGCGACCTGCGCCTGGGGCGAGGCCGAGCCCGGCAACCCGTACCTCGTCGAGGTGGACCCGCCGGCGGAGGAGGTGCCCGCCGAGGGCACCACCGACCTGCTGGTGACCACGAACCTGGGCGAGCTCACCGTGACCCTGGACCGGGCGGCCACCCCGTGCGCCGCCGCCAGCCTGGCCCACCTCGCCGGTCAGGGCTTCTTCGACGACTCGCCCTGCCACCGGCAGGTCGACGGCGAGGGGCTCAAGGTGCTGCAGTGCGGCGACCCGACCGGCACCGGCGCGGGCGGGCCCACCTACACCTCCCCGACCGAGGTGACCGGTGAGGAGACCTACCCCCGCGGCACCGTGGCGATGGCCAACAGCGGCCGGGGCGTGGACGGCAGCCAGTTCTTCCTCGTGTGGGGAGACAGCCGGCTGCCCCCGGACTACACCGTCGTCGGCACCGTCGACGAGGCCGGGCTGGCCGTGCTCGACGAGGTGGCCGAGGGCGGCAACGACGGCTCGCTGGAGCCCAGCCCCGGCGGCGGCGCCCCGACCGTGCCGGTGACCGTGGAGTCGGCCACCATCGGGTGA
- a CDS encoding O-antigen ligase family protein, giving the protein MSPRASVTSSGLVLAALAVAVLLVDAAAGVLPADGLVAWLTAGRLVVAAGLLGLLVAGTRWRDLRTRLDVPIVLLVLAATATTVLGQHPSAPLRALLTLVATYYLVVGLLRREPGAVRGVALAALAGLVLVAVTALGQLDDGLAPFGCRTAAFADAPCGPSTWPRTTGTFANPNVMAAFVLLVAPLAVLTLDGLRERAGRAVVVALVGVGYLGLVTSASRAAVLGAALGAVVLVAARAVGRRRGGRAVLAAPVLALAALAAVFALGSAVAASVQVRNLAWQPALAVAAEHPLLGVGLGRAGDAVNAAGDGPLEYAHAHNLWLNWLVETGVPGLLAIGLLTVAAVVTGAAAARRGDPVSTAALVALVGVLVMSTADHPANNSRVALALWLVLAVLAARAPAGWRSRPADGAVQTRETEDAARVSTIGGWRPDTPVGAATRR; this is encoded by the coding sequence GTGAGTCCCCGCGCCTCCGTCACCTCCTCCGGTCTGGTGCTGGCCGCGCTGGCCGTCGCGGTGCTGCTGGTCGACGCGGCGGCCGGCGTGCTGCCCGCCGACGGCCTGGTCGCCTGGCTGACCGCCGGACGGCTGGTCGTCGCCGCGGGCCTGCTGGGCCTGCTCGTGGCCGGGACCCGCTGGCGCGACCTGCGCACCCGGCTCGACGTGCCGATCGTCCTGCTAGTGCTCGCCGCCACCGCCACGACGGTGCTCGGGCAGCACCCGTCCGCCCCGCTGCGGGCCCTCCTGACCCTGGTCGCCACCTACTACCTGGTGGTCGGGCTGCTCCGCCGGGAGCCGGGTGCGGTGCGGGGGGTGGCGCTGGCCGCGCTGGCCGGCCTGGTGCTGGTCGCCGTCACCGCCCTCGGGCAGCTCGACGACGGCCTGGCACCGTTCGGCTGCCGGACGGCGGCCTTCGCCGACGCGCCCTGCGGACCGTCGACGTGGCCCCGGACCACGGGCACCTTCGCCAACCCCAACGTGATGGCGGCCTTCGTGCTGCTCGTCGCCCCGTTGGCGGTGCTGACCCTCGACGGGCTGCGCGAGCGCGCCGGCCGGGCGGTGGTCGTGGCGCTGGTCGGCGTCGGCTACCTGGGCCTGGTGACCTCGGCGTCCCGGGCCGCGGTGCTGGGCGCCGCGCTGGGCGCGGTGGTCCTCGTGGCGGCCCGTGCCGTGGGGCGCCGGCGCGGGGGCCGGGCGGTCCTCGCCGCGCCGGTGCTCGCGCTGGCCGCCCTGGCCGCGGTCTTCGCCCTCGGGTCGGCGGTCGCGGCGTCGGTGCAGGTGCGCAACCTGGCCTGGCAGCCGGCCCTGGCCGTGGCCGCCGAGCACCCGCTGCTGGGCGTCGGCCTGGGCCGGGCCGGTGACGCCGTCAACGCCGCGGGCGACGGGCCGCTGGAGTACGCGCACGCCCACAACCTGTGGCTGAACTGGCTGGTGGAGACCGGCGTGCCCGGCCTGCTGGCCATCGGCCTGCTCACCGTCGCGGCCGTGGTCACCGGTGCGGCCGCCGCCCGTCGGGGCGACCCGGTCAGCACCGCGGCCCTGGTCGCCCTCGTCGGCGTCCTGGTGATGAGCACCGCCGACCACCCCGCCAACAACAGCCGCGTCGCCCTCGCGCTGTGGCTGGTGCTCGCCGTCCTCGCCGCCCGCGCGCCGGCCGGCTGGCGGTCCCGGCCGGCGGACGGGGCGGTGCAGACGCGGGAGACGGAGGACGCCGCCCGGGTGTCGACCATCGGCGGGTGGCGGCCCGACACGCCGGTGGGGGCAGCCACCCGCCGATGA
- the hisS gene encoding histidine--tRNA ligase → MTGLTAPKGTFDVLPPASERFLAVRETLTAPLRRAGYGYVETPVFEETAVFSRGVGESTDVVTKEMYTFADRGGRSLTLRPELTAGLMRAFIEHRLHAGALPVKLWTVGQAFRYERPQAGRYRHFTQVDMEALGVDDPALDAEVVALGVQCFRDLGLTDFELLLTSLGDATCRPQYRELLVAYLDKLDLDEDTRRRAAINPLRVLDDKRPEVQAQLDDAPLMVDHLSDSTRAHYDAVRQHLTDLGVTWTEAPRLVRGLDYYTKTTFEFVHSGLGAQSAIGGGGRYDGLSAALGGPDVSGIGYAVGVDRTLLAVQAEGLDVGAAAGVQAFVVPLGAEARRLAVRLVGQLRQAGVAADTVYGGRGLKGAMKAADRSGASHLVVIGERDLAEGVGQVKDMRTGEQRPVPVGELFETVRASVER, encoded by the coding sequence GTGACCGGTCTCACCGCCCCGAAGGGCACCTTCGACGTCCTGCCGCCGGCCTCCGAGCGGTTCCTCGCCGTCCGCGAGACGCTCACCGCGCCGCTGCGGCGGGCCGGGTACGGCTACGTCGAGACGCCGGTGTTCGAGGAGACCGCCGTCTTCTCCCGCGGGGTCGGGGAGTCCACCGACGTCGTGACCAAGGAGATGTACACCTTCGCCGACCGCGGCGGCCGGTCGCTCACCCTACGCCCGGAGCTCACCGCCGGGCTGATGCGGGCGTTCATCGAGCACCGGCTGCACGCCGGCGCGCTGCCGGTGAAGCTGTGGACGGTCGGTCAGGCGTTCCGCTACGAGCGCCCGCAGGCCGGCCGCTACCGGCACTTCACCCAGGTCGACATGGAGGCCCTCGGCGTCGACGACCCGGCGCTGGACGCCGAGGTGGTGGCGCTGGGCGTGCAGTGTTTCCGCGACCTGGGGCTCACCGACTTCGAGCTGCTGCTGACCTCGCTGGGCGACGCCACCTGCCGGCCGCAGTACCGCGAGCTGCTGGTGGCGTACCTGGACAAGCTGGACCTGGACGAGGACACCCGCCGGCGGGCGGCGATCAACCCGCTGCGGGTGCTGGACGACAAGCGGCCCGAGGTGCAGGCCCAGCTGGACGACGCCCCGCTGATGGTCGACCACCTGTCGGACTCCACCCGGGCGCACTACGACGCCGTCCGCCAGCACCTCACCGACCTCGGCGTGACCTGGACCGAGGCGCCCCGGCTGGTGCGCGGGCTGGACTACTACACCAAGACCACCTTCGAGTTCGTGCACTCCGGGCTGGGCGCGCAGTCGGCGATCGGCGGCGGCGGGCGCTACGACGGGCTGTCCGCGGCGCTCGGCGGCCCCGACGTCTCCGGCATCGGCTACGCAGTCGGCGTCGACCGCACCCTGCTGGCGGTGCAGGCCGAGGGCCTCGACGTGGGTGCCGCGGCCGGCGTGCAGGCGTTCGTCGTCCCGCTGGGCGCCGAGGCCCGGCGGCTCGCCGTCCGCCTGGTCGGTCAGCTGCGGCAGGCCGGCGTCGCCGCCGACACCGTCTACGGCGGCCGCGGGCTCAAGGGCGCGATGAAGGCCGCCGACCGGTCGGGCGCCTCGCACCTGGTCGTCATCGGCGAGCGGGACCTGGCCGAGGGCGTCGGCCAGGTCAAGGACATGCGCACCGGGGAGCAGCGCCCGGTCCCCGTGGGGGAGCTGTTCGAGACGGTGCGTGCGAGTGTGGAGCGGTGA
- a CDS encoding MBL fold metallo-hydrolase: protein MLIRSFPAGAFGTNCYAVAPGPRQECVVVDPGMDAVEPLARLLAADGLKPVAVVLTHGHLDHTFSVLPVCDGYDIPAYLHPRDAGMLADPARWHGPQLAPLITGVALPDPAEVLPLEDGAVLSLAGVELTVRHAPGHTQGSVVFSLDLGDAPGLLAGDVLFAGSVGRVDLPGGSWEDMLRSLRDVVLPLDDETVVLPGHGPATTVGRERATNPYLAQAGAAAPRGRGL from the coding sequence GTGCTCATCCGCTCCTTCCCGGCCGGCGCCTTCGGCACCAACTGCTACGCCGTCGCTCCCGGGCCCCGGCAGGAGTGCGTGGTCGTCGACCCCGGGATGGACGCCGTCGAGCCCCTGGCCCGGCTGCTGGCCGCGGACGGGCTGAAGCCGGTGGCCGTCGTCCTCACCCACGGCCACCTCGACCACACCTTCTCGGTGCTGCCGGTGTGCGACGGCTACGACATCCCCGCCTACCTGCACCCGCGTGACGCCGGCATGCTCGCCGACCCGGCCCGCTGGCACGGCCCGCAGCTGGCGCCGCTGATCACCGGGGTGGCGCTGCCCGACCCCGCGGAGGTCCTGCCGCTGGAGGACGGCGCCGTCCTGTCCCTGGCCGGGGTCGAGCTGACGGTGCGGCACGCGCCGGGGCACACGCAGGGCTCCGTCGTGTTCTCCCTGGACCTAGGGGACGCACCGGGCCTGCTGGCCGGTGACGTGCTGTTCGCGGGCTCGGTCGGCCGGGTGGACCTGCCCGGCGGGTCGTGGGAGGACATGCTGCGCTCGCTGCGCGACGTCGTCCTGCCGCTGGACGACGAGACGGTGGTGCTGCCCGGGCACGGGCCGGCCACGACGGTCGGCCGGGAGCGGGCCACCAACCCGTACCTGGCTCAGGCCGGGGCGGCGGCCCCGAGGGGCCGGGGGCTGTGA
- a CDS encoding aldo/keto reductase, which produces MSMQQRPLGRTGADVSVVGLGTWQLGADWGDVDDDAAAAVLDAALDAGVTLLDTADVYGDGRSEERIRKALAPRAERPFVATKAGRRADPFTAEQYTPENLRAWVDRSRRNLGVDTLDLVQLHCPPPATYDDDRVYDALDALVADGAIAAYGVSVETVAEGLRALQRPGVQSLQVILNVFRRKPLEELLPAAVQAQVGVLARVPLASGLLTGKYDETTTFAADDHRNFNRNGEAFDVGETFSGVPFDVGLAAAREVAEIAGDAPTAAFALRWVIDQPGVTSVIPGARTVEQVRGNVAAAALPPLTDTQLADLERVYDEQVRAHVHDRW; this is translated from the coding sequence ATGAGCATGCAGCAGCGGCCGCTGGGCCGGACGGGGGCCGACGTCAGCGTCGTCGGCCTGGGCACCTGGCAGCTGGGCGCGGACTGGGGGGACGTCGACGACGACGCGGCCGCCGCCGTCCTCGACGCGGCGCTGGACGCCGGGGTGACCCTGCTCGACACCGCCGACGTCTACGGCGACGGGCGCTCGGAGGAGCGCATCCGCAAGGCGCTCGCGCCGCGGGCGGAGCGGCCGTTCGTGGCGACCAAGGCCGGCCGCCGCGCCGACCCGTTCACCGCGGAGCAGTACACCCCGGAGAACCTGCGCGCCTGGGTGGACCGCTCCCGCCGCAACCTCGGCGTGGACACCCTGGACCTGGTCCAGCTGCACTGCCCGCCGCCGGCGACCTACGACGACGACCGGGTCTACGACGCCCTGGACGCACTCGTCGCCGACGGCGCGATCGCCGCCTACGGGGTGTCGGTGGAGACGGTCGCCGAGGGGCTGCGCGCCCTGCAGCGGCCGGGCGTGCAGTCGCTGCAGGTCATCCTCAACGTCTTCCGGCGCAAGCCGCTGGAGGAGCTGCTGCCCGCGGCGGTGCAGGCGCAGGTCGGCGTCCTCGCCCGGGTGCCGCTGGCCAGCGGGCTGCTGACCGGCAAGTACGACGAGACGACCACCTTCGCCGCCGACGACCACCGGAACTTCAACCGCAACGGCGAGGCCTTCGACGTCGGGGAGACCTTCTCCGGGGTGCCGTTCGACGTCGGCCTGGCCGCCGCGCGCGAGGTCGCCGAGATCGCCGGGGACGCCCCGACCGCGGCGTTCGCGCTGCGCTGGGTGATCGACCAGCCCGGCGTCACGTCGGTCATCCCCGGCGCCCGCACCGTCGAGCAGGTCCGCGGCAACGTCGCGGCGGCCGCCCTGCCGCCGCTGACCGACACCCAGCTGGCCGACCTCGAGCGGGTCTACGACGAGCAAGTCCGCGCGCACGTCCACGACCGCTGGTAG